In one Gossypium hirsutum isolate 1008001.06 chromosome D09, Gossypium_hirsutum_v2.1, whole genome shotgun sequence genomic region, the following are encoded:
- the LOC107912380 gene encoding chalcone synthase 2-like (The RefSeq protein has 1 substitution, 1 frameshift compared to this genomic sequence), with product MATVEEIRKALRAQGPATVLAIGTATLPNCVFQADYPDYYFRITNSDHMTDLKHKFKRMCDKSMIKKRHMYLTEEILKENPNMCAYMASSLDARQDIVVVEVPKLGKEAATKAIKEWGHPKSKITHLVFCTTSGVDMPGADYQLTKLLGLRPSVKRIMMYQQGCFAGGTVLRLAKDLAENNKDARVLVVCSEITAVTFRGPSDTHLDSLVGQALFADGAGAVIIGADPDSKTERPLYQFVSAAHTILPDSDGAIDGHLREVGLNFHLLKDVPGLISKNIEKSLVEAFSPIGIWDWNSIFWIAHPGGPAILDQIEAKLGLKEDKLRATRHVLSEFGNMSSACVLFIMDEMRKKSLDQGMPTTGEGYEWGVLFGFGPGLTVETVVLHSIPTRAN from the exons ATGGCTACCGTTGAGGAGATTAGGAAGGCCTAAAGAGCCCAGGGTCCTGCAACCGTCCTCGCCATTGGCACCGCCACTCTTCCCAACTGCGTTTTCCAGGCTGACTATCCTGACTACTACTTCCGCATCACCAACAGCGACCACATGACTGACCTCAAACACAAATTCAAGCGCATGT GCGACAAGTCAATGATCAAGAAACGTCACATGTACCTGACTGAGGAAATCTTGAAGGAAAATCCAAACATGTGCGCCTACATGGCTTCATCTCTGGACGCGCGCCAAGACATAGTGGTGGTGGAGGTGCCAAAGCTGGGAAAAGAAGCAGCAACAAAGGCCATCAAAGAATGGGGGCACCCTAAATCTAAGATCACCCACCTTGTTTTCTGCACTACTTCTGGTGTAGACATGCCGGGTGCGGACTACCAACTTACCAAGCTCCTAGGACTGAGACCTTCCGTGAAGAGGATCATGATGTATCAGCAAGGCTGCTTTGCTGGTGGAACCGTGCTTCGTCTCGCCAAAGATTTGGCTGAAAATAACAAGGACGCTCGGGTTCTGGTGGTGTGCTCCGAGATCACGGCTGTCACTTTTCGTGGACCCTCTGATACGCACTTGGATTCTCTGGTGGGTCAAGCACTTTTTGCTGATGGCGCTGGAGCTGTCATCATAGGCGCTGACCCTGATTCCAAAACTGAACGCCCACTATACCAGTTTGTATCAGCTGCTCATACAATCTTGCCAGATTCAGATGGGGCAATTGACGGACACTTGCGTGAAGTCGGCCTCAATTTCCATTTGTTGAAAGACGTACCTGGATTGATCTCAAAGAACATAGAAAAAAGCTTGGTTGAAGCATTCTCACCAATTGGCATCTGGGACTGGAACTCCATCTTCTGGATCGCTCACCCTGGTGGCCCTGCAATACTTGACCAAATCGAAGCCAAACTAGGTCTCAAAGAAGACAAACTCAGGGCTACCCGTCATGTGCTGAGCGAGTTTGG CATGTCAAGTGCATGTGTGTTATTTATCATGGACGAGATGAGAAAGAAATCCCTTGACCAAGGTATGCCCACCACCGGTGAAGGGTATGAGTGGGGTGTCCTTTTCGGATTCGGTCCAGGTCTCACTGTGGAAACTGTTGTGCTACACAGTATACCTACACGGGCAAACTGA